In Rubrivirga marina, the following are encoded in one genomic region:
- a CDS encoding TerB family tellurite resistance protein: MAHDHSQGTPSPLEDLALLTLVVAHGTDADLDPRETRVLVRQLDLLAEAFGESPSGEDLSHLVEDAVSAYGEISVVGLDEVVLRLRDALDPDALARAHAALVRVAEADEVVHTMEATFLRHLAQAWQLD; this comes from the coding sequence GTGGCTCACGACCACTCCCAGGGCACCCCGTCTCCCCTCGAGGACCTCGCGCTCCTCACGCTCGTCGTCGCCCACGGGACCGACGCCGACCTCGACCCGCGCGAGACCCGCGTCCTCGTTCGCCAACTGGACCTCCTGGCCGAGGCGTTCGGCGAGTCGCCGAGTGGGGAGGACCTGAGCCACCTCGTGGAGGACGCCGTCTCGGCGTATGGCGAGATCAGCGTCGTCGGCCTGGACGAGGTCGTCCTTCGCCTCCGCGACGCGCTCGACCCGGACGCGCTCGCTCGCGCCCACGCGGCGCTCGTCCGGGTCGCCGAGGCCGACGAGGTCGTCCACACGATGGAGGCCACGTTTCTCCGCCACCTCGCCCAGGCGTGGCAGCTGGACTGA
- a CDS encoding BlaI/MecI/CopY family transcriptional regulator, whose protein sequence is MRNPLTPLGGTEMEVLREVWSLGHATARDVHDRISERRRLAYTTVMTVMKNLAEKGYLEYETEGTAYVYTAARPAEEVRASVLGGILDKVFGGSTASLVQALVQREALSDAERAEIRRLIDGMDDAPDSDA, encoded by the coding sequence ATGCGCAACCCCCTCACCCCGCTCGGCGGCACCGAGATGGAGGTCCTTCGCGAGGTCTGGTCGCTCGGCCACGCGACGGCCCGCGACGTCCACGACCGGATCTCGGAGCGCCGCCGCCTTGCCTACACGACGGTCATGACCGTCATGAAGAACCTCGCTGAGAAGGGCTACCTCGAGTACGAGACGGAGGGGACGGCCTATGTCTATACGGCGGCCCGGCCGGCCGAGGAAGTCCGCGCGAGCGTGCTCGGCGGCATCCTCGACAAGGTGTTCGGCGGCTCGACGGCCAGCCTCGTCCAGGCGCTCGTCCAGCGCGAGGCGTTGAGCGACGCCGAGCGCGCCGAGATTCGCCGCCTCATCGACGGCATGGACGACGCCCCCGACTCCGATGCCTGA
- a CDS encoding RNA polymerase sigma factor, which yields MPRRPDRTNAEWLADLAADGPALDAALRDLRPVLLRALHVTLAPRVDRGADALAEDLVQDALLQVRERAGQFRGDAKFTTWAQKVAVHLAFSELRRKRWEDVPLDAVVADPPSTPEPAADVSMANAEAVALVRRLIAEELTERQSTALTAVLNGMPLDEVARRLDTNRNALYKLLHDARLKLRKAFEDRGLTPDDLLDSGAP from the coding sequence GTGCCCCGCCGCCCCGACCGCACCAACGCCGAGTGGCTCGCGGACTTGGCCGCCGACGGGCCGGCGCTCGACGCGGCCCTCCGCGACCTCCGCCCGGTCCTTCTCCGTGCCCTCCACGTCACGCTGGCGCCCCGTGTCGACCGCGGCGCCGACGCGCTCGCCGAGGACCTGGTTCAGGACGCGCTCCTCCAGGTCCGCGAGCGGGCCGGACAGTTCCGCGGCGACGCCAAGTTCACGACGTGGGCCCAGAAGGTGGCGGTCCATCTCGCCTTCAGCGAGCTCCGCCGGAAGCGGTGGGAGGACGTCCCGCTCGACGCGGTCGTCGCCGACCCGCCCTCGACCCCCGAGCCCGCCGCCGACGTGTCGATGGCGAACGCCGAGGCCGTCGCCCTCGTCCGCCGCCTCATCGCCGAGGAGCTCACCGAGCGGCAGTCGACGGCGCTCACGGCCGTGCTCAACGGGATGCCCCTCGACGAGGTCGCCCGCCGGCTCGACACGAACCGGAACGCGCTCTACAAGCTGCTCCACGACGCCCGCCTCAAGCTCCGCAAGGCGTTCGAGGACCGGGGCCTCACGCCCGACGACCTCCTCGACAGCGGCGCCCCCTAG
- a CDS encoding amidase, whose amino-acid sequence MPDRRRFLASVGALAVGAALPASAALPAPLDAHRLGPGAPPPNGPRPDLTVDQLEAAEAVQGLSFTPEDRALMLDDVVERLESLEAIREAEPPNSVPPALTLDLSLSGDERPGPGLGAVVPRPDVRQRPADDRDLAFASIPELGALLRSGAVTSVELTELALRRLRAFDPTLQAVVSYLEDRALETARARDRELAAGVDRGPLHGIPYGAKDLLAARGAPTTWGAEPYRDQAIDEDAVVVRRLEAAGAVLVAKLTLGALAWGDVWFGGTTKNPWNPDQGASGSSAGPGAAVAAGLVPFAIGSETLGSIVSPSTRNGVTGLRPTFGRVPTDGAMALSWSMDKLGPMTRSAVDAALVFDAIRGPLTGEDAAFPFRPDTPLADLRVGTIVPDEGDDEGAEADRATVAVLRRLGVEPVRVALPDDLPVDALSLILEAEAAAAFDGLTRSRGTDRLVRQERNAWPNVFRHARHIPAVEYINANRIRTQLMRAMAGLMSRLDVLVTPSFGNAGLLITNLTGHPAVAIPNGLFPVEGFEDRRQPHSITFLGPLWGEHHALRLAHAVQEATDWHRQRPSVS is encoded by the coding sequence ATGCCGGACCGCCGTCGTTTCCTCGCCTCCGTCGGCGCGCTCGCCGTGGGCGCGGCCCTGCCCGCCTCGGCCGCCCTCCCGGCGCCCCTCGACGCCCACCGTCTCGGCCCCGGCGCGCCGCCTCCCAACGGACCGCGACCCGATCTGACGGTCGATCAGCTCGAGGCCGCCGAGGCCGTTCAGGGGCTCTCGTTCACGCCCGAGGACCGCGCGCTCATGCTCGATGACGTGGTCGAGCGCTTGGAGAGCCTGGAGGCGATCCGTGAGGCCGAGCCGCCGAACAGCGTTCCGCCGGCGCTCACGCTCGACCTGAGTCTCAGCGGCGACGAACGGCCGGGGCCCGGTCTCGGCGCCGTGGTCCCGCGTCCGGACGTCCGACAGCGGCCGGCGGACGACCGAGATCTGGCGTTCGCTTCGATCCCGGAGTTGGGCGCCCTCCTCCGCAGCGGTGCCGTCACGTCCGTCGAGCTGACTGAGCTGGCCCTCCGCCGGCTCCGTGCCTTCGACCCGACGCTGCAGGCCGTGGTCTCGTATCTGGAAGACCGGGCGCTGGAGACGGCGCGAGCGCGCGACCGCGAGCTGGCGGCCGGCGTCGATCGCGGGCCCCTCCATGGGATCCCGTATGGGGCGAAGGACCTGCTGGCCGCGCGCGGGGCGCCGACGACGTGGGGCGCCGAGCCGTACCGCGACCAGGCGATCGACGAGGACGCCGTCGTGGTCCGTCGCCTGGAGGCGGCGGGCGCGGTGCTCGTGGCGAAGCTCACGCTCGGGGCGCTGGCGTGGGGCGACGTGTGGTTCGGTGGGACCACCAAGAACCCCTGGAACCCCGATCAGGGCGCGTCCGGGTCGAGCGCTGGGCCTGGCGCGGCCGTCGCCGCCGGGCTCGTCCCGTTCGCCATCGGCAGCGAGACGCTCGGCTCGATCGTGTCGCCCTCGACCCGGAATGGCGTGACCGGCCTCCGCCCGACGTTCGGCCGCGTGCCGACAGACGGAGCGATGGCGCTGTCGTGGAGCATGGACAAGCTCGGCCCCATGACGCGCTCGGCCGTCGACGCCGCGCTTGTGTTCGACGCGATCCGCGGCCCGCTCACCGGCGAGGACGCGGCCTTCCCGTTCCGCCCCGACACCCCGCTCGCCGACCTCCGCGTCGGGACCATCGTCCCGGACGAGGGGGACGACGAGGGCGCCGAGGCAGACCGGGCCACGGTCGCCGTCCTCCGCCGCCTCGGCGTCGAGCCGGTCCGGGTCGCGTTGCCCGACGACCTCCCGGTCGACGCGCTCAGTCTGATCCTCGAGGCCGAGGCCGCCGCGGCGTTCGACGGGCTCACGCGGAGCCGCGGGACCGACCGGCTCGTGCGTCAGGAGCGGAACGCGTGGCCCAACGTGTTCCGCCACGCCCGCCACATCCCGGCCGTCGAGTACATCAACGCCAACCGGATCCGGACGCAACTCATGCGGGCCATGGCCGGCCTCATGTCGCGCCTCGACGTGCTCGTGACGCCGAGCTTCGGCAACGCCGGCCTGCTCATCACGAACCTGACCGGGCACCCCGCCGTCGCCATCCCGAACGGGCTGTTTCCCGTCGAGGGGTTTGAGGACCGGCGGCAGCCGCACTCGATCACGTTCCTCGGGCCGCTGTGGGGGGAGCACCACGCGCTCCGGCTGGCCCACGCGGTCCAGGAGGCCACGGATTGGCACCGTCAGCGCCCCTCCGTGAGCTGA
- a CDS encoding M56 family metallopeptidase: MPDLLWLTDLGRASVAALWLPVLAWSAVALVAEAALRLGRAPAALALPTRGAVLAALPLAVLVPPVLSALAPAAAVAVAAAVPDVLWLPEVAVGGPAPEIEAVGPAVLDLLLGFAVLAAVGVGAYRVVELLHALVGVARARRAFVPAGPEGQAAVDAARQRLGVARPVAAAEAPPGAAPFTVGWRRPVVALPARLDADAREVAAVHEVAHVRRGDFAWHAAQRAVAAVFGAHPLVWTLGRGLDLDRERAADALVLNACPDRRRTYADLLFSYAALPAPALALGAARGSSSLKSRIDAMTTPLSPTQSRRLARLGRLAGLAVLALVGGLAMTTAPAPPDLGALVAEASDHDIVRLDIVAEPGEPPTLVATLADDAPDGTLDALATELTDPTGHVRIVIRGREGSRTVFGRPDAFDRGGRYAGVGGRSLRVLPDTTEVYEVADDQPVLIGGLEGIQDRLEYPELQRRAGVQGQAVLQFIVETDGTVGDLRVIRSSGNDGLDRAAVAAVQASRFEPGRVGGEPVRVRFAVPITFRLPESDAPADDRAREVRPDPQGEDGVYGVVDEMPQLIGGLQGIQDRLVYPQVAKDAGIEGQVVIQFIVNEEGRVEDPVVLRSPDDVLSEAALAAVRESRFEPGRNGGEAVKVRFAVPITFRLPGGDGEDRGSHMGRGGAGSDRADGVIRYSELDVALLAPGSRQAFTGTLRSVPEILARGETPTAEVEVEYTIGSSGRVVDTQMSEAPPALRQLAAFLLGTVRLDPERRPGTSRTGTFRLSYQADA; encoded by the coding sequence ATGCCTGACCTCCTCTGGCTCACCGACCTCGGGCGCGCGTCCGTCGCCGCCCTTTGGCTCCCCGTCCTCGCGTGGAGCGCCGTCGCGCTCGTCGCCGAGGCCGCGCTCCGGCTCGGCCGCGCGCCCGCGGCGCTGGCGCTCCCGACTCGGGGCGCCGTGCTCGCCGCGCTGCCCCTCGCCGTCCTCGTTCCCCCCGTCTTGTCCGCGCTCGCGCCCGCGGCGGCCGTGGCCGTCGCCGCGGCCGTGCCCGACGTCTTGTGGCTCCCGGAGGTCGCCGTCGGCGGGCCGGCGCCCGAGATCGAGGCGGTCGGCCCGGCCGTGCTTGACCTCCTCCTCGGCTTCGCCGTCCTCGCGGCCGTCGGCGTCGGGGCCTATCGCGTGGTCGAGCTGTTGCACGCGCTCGTGGGCGTGGCACGGGCCCGGCGCGCGTTCGTGCCGGCCGGCCCCGAGGGGCAGGCCGCCGTCGATGCGGCCCGCCAGCGGCTCGGCGTCGCGCGGCCCGTCGCAGCGGCCGAGGCGCCCCCCGGCGCCGCGCCCTTCACCGTCGGCTGGCGGCGGCCCGTCGTGGCCCTCCCCGCCCGCCTCGACGCCGACGCCCGCGAGGTCGCGGCGGTCCACGAGGTGGCCCACGTCCGCCGCGGCGACTTCGCGTGGCACGCCGCGCAACGCGCCGTCGCGGCCGTGTTCGGAGCGCACCCGCTCGTCTGGACGCTCGGTCGGGGCCTCGACCTCGACCGCGAGCGGGCCGCCGACGCGCTCGTCCTCAACGCCTGCCCCGACAGACGACGGACCTACGCAGACCTCCTCTTCTCGTACGCCGCGCTCCCAGCCCCGGCCCTCGCGCTGGGCGCCGCCCGCGGCTCCTCGTCCCTCAAGTCCCGGATCGACGCCATGACGACGCCTCTCTCCCCTACCCAATCCCGCCGCCTCGCCCGCCTCGGGCGCCTCGCCGGCCTCGCCGTGCTCGCGCTCGTCGGCGGGCTCGCCATGACCACGGCGCCCGCGCCCCCGGACCTCGGAGCGCTCGTCGCGGAGGCCTCCGACCACGACATCGTCCGTTTGGATATCGTTGCCGAACCCGGCGAGCCGCCGACGCTCGTCGCGACGTTGGCTGACGACGCGCCAGATGGGACCCTGGACGCTCTCGCTACCGAGCTGACGGATCCCACGGGCCATGTCCGCATCGTGATCCGTGGTCGCGAAGGCTCGCGGACGGTCTTTGGCCGACCCGATGCGTTCGATCGGGGCGGGAGGTACGCCGGTGTGGGAGGGCGCTCCCTCCGCGTGCTCCCTGACACGACCGAGGTCTATGAGGTCGCCGACGACCAGCCGGTGCTCATCGGTGGGCTCGAAGGGATCCAAGACCGGCTGGAGTACCCCGAGCTCCAGCGTCGGGCCGGCGTCCAGGGGCAGGCGGTTCTCCAGTTCATCGTCGAGACGGACGGGACTGTCGGGGACCTCCGGGTGATCCGCTCGTCCGGCAACGACGGGCTCGACCGGGCCGCGGTCGCCGCCGTCCAGGCGTCGCGGTTCGAGCCTGGCCGGGTCGGCGGGGAACCCGTTCGCGTCCGGTTCGCCGTCCCCATCACGTTCCGCCTGCCGGAGTCCGACGCGCCGGCCGACGACCGCGCCCGCGAGGTCCGCCCCGACCCGCAGGGCGAGGACGGCGTCTATGGCGTCGTGGACGAGATGCCCCAGCTCATCGGCGGTCTCCAGGGGATCCAGGACCGGCTCGTCTACCCGCAGGTGGCGAAGGACGCCGGCATCGAGGGCCAGGTCGTCATCCAGTTCATCGTGAACGAGGAGGGCCGCGTAGAGGACCCGGTCGTGCTCCGTTCGCCCGATGACGTGCTCTCGGAGGCCGCGCTCGCGGCCGTCCGTGAGAGCCGGTTCGAGCCGGGCCGCAACGGCGGCGAGGCGGTCAAGGTCCGGTTCGCCGTTCCCATCACGTTCCGCCTGCCGGGCGGCGACGGCGAGGACCGGGGCTCGCACATGGGCCGCGGCGGCGCCGGCTCGGACCGCGCAGACGGCGTGATCCGGTACTCGGAGCTCGACGTCGCCCTCCTCGCCCCCGGCTCCCGGCAGGCGTTCACGGGCACCCTCCGCAGCGTCCCCGAGATCCTGGCGCGTGGCGAGACGCCGACGGCCGAGGTCG